In Aspergillus oryzae RIB40 DNA, chromosome 6, one genomic interval encodes:
- a CDS encoding gamma-glutamylcyclotransferase family protein (predicted protein), giving the protein MHIQDTTIVKPPTLNQQDIKLDPTAHTKITITTDPSPSDSGITTPQQTKPRPLYFAYGSNLSFTQMRLRCTCDPDLSSKPVAIARLDHWRWLICQAGYANVVPPAELRVGREADEGEDVPVSGDEDTVYGILYEMDIEDERLLDGYEGIDRSALPSRATHKVPAHIRPTEQGHGDYNKWYVPATVTVWLDEEQRKRREGGVIETLVYVDEERVRVGPPRDEYIPRMNRAIREAESLGFPKKWADKVMRKSIPLN; this is encoded by the coding sequence ATGCATATTCAGGACACAACTATCGTTAAACCCCCTACATTAAACCAACAAGATATCAAACTTGACCCGACAGCTCACACAAAAATCACAATCACTACCGACCCCTCCCCCTCGGACAGTGGTATAACAACCCCGCAACAGACCAAACCGCGCCCGCTTTACTTCGCCTATGGATCCAATCTCTCCTTCACACAGATGCGTCTCCGCTGCACATGCGACCCTGATCTCTCATCTAAGCCGGTCGCCATCGCTCGCCTAGATCATTGGCGCTGGTTGATCTGCCAGGCTGGCTATGCGAATGTGGTACCGCCCGCTGAGTTACGTGTTGGCCGGGAAGCAGATGAGGGCGAAGATGTACCTGTTTCTGGGGACGAGGATACGGTTTATGGGATATTGTATGAGATGGATATCGAGGATGAGAGGTTGCTTGATGGCTACGAGGGTATTGACCGGTCGGCGCTGCCATCGCGGGCTACGCACAAGGTTCCTGCGCATATCCGACCGACGGAGCAAGGCCATGGGGACTATAATAAGTGGTATGTCCCTGCTACGGTGACGGTGTGGTTGGATGAGGAACAGAGGAAACGGAGGGAAGGCGGGGTTATCGAGACCTTAGTCtatgtggatgaggagagggTGAGGGTAGGCCCCCCGAGAGACGAGTATATTCCGCGGATGAACCGTGCGATCCGCGAGGCGGAGTCTTTGGGCTTCCCTAAGAAGTGGGCTGATAAGGTGATGAGAAAGTCAATCCCTTTGAACTAG
- a CDS encoding uncharacterized protein (predicted protein), giving the protein MPWISLVHTFTKTIFVTSSISLLALILYQTLYGHHIYPTKHPPSFNEVTSIGIADHNCSLPTARYDISTGRAACYPSSGGIWMAELSALELQYLNIDRFNSSERSWDRDEENLFCEQLRPFGGSWYPSHLSDGLWIDGRCSELHKLEPAFSVFRRIGYPEGGGVWVLDRELPTSDTAVRNALSMEERCIVLERLGAIFCRDIKCCSALTDLSREPPELVEEGMRSRNYQTAKHVS; this is encoded by the coding sequence ATGCCCTGGATTTCACTGGTCCATACCTTTACTAAAACCATCTTTGTGACCTCCTCTATATCCTTGCTGGCTTTGATTTTGTACCAGACCCTCTATGGCCACCATATTTACCCCACCAAGCATCCCCCCTCCTTCAACGAGGTCACCAGCATAGGAATTGCGGACCATAATTGTTCTCTGCCCACAGCGCGCTATGATATCAGTACCGGCAGAGCCGCATGCTACCCTTCATCAGGAGGTATATGGATGGCTGAGCTAAGCGCCCTAGAACTTCAATATCTGAATATTGACCGCTTCAACTCATCCGAGAGATCCTGGGATCGCGACGAAGAGAATCTCTTTTGTGAGCAACTTCGTCCATTCGGGGGTTCCTGGTATCCCTCACATCTCTCAGATGGGCTATGGATCGATGGAAGGTGTAGTGAGCTACACAAGCTGGAGCCAGCATTCTCAGTTTTCCGTCGCATTGGTTACCCGGAGGGAGGAGGTGTATGGGTTTTGGATAGAGAACTCCCAACCAGTGACACAGCAGTGCGGAATGCCTTGTCAATGGAGGAACGGTGCATTGTTCTAGAAAGACTCGGTGCCATTTTCTGCAGAGATATCAAGTGTTGTTCGGCTTTAACTGATCTTTCCAGAGAACCACCCGAGCTGGTAGAAGAGGGGATGAGATCGAGAAACTACCAGACAGCAAAGCATGTATCTTAG
- a CDS encoding uncharacterized protein (predicted protein), translating into MPIDLYTPREYKIYPNEKTLYVSWYLPRKEKEKKPNALREQDQKPHRCREGSNEDNPNSPTINHPRTLFPAEYFQYIQINRLQTPHLLSIHVADQLSCSFHSNCPLSASLITNLFFLSYPPTSTPHPNRHYVWHDPYLRRRCLSSVDKIVKVNAAADRDTRQVFLTDMANFAEMNATYEKFFTHKPARSCVAVAQLPKGVPVEIECIALA; encoded by the exons ATGCCCATTGATTTATACACGCCTAGAGAATATAAAATCTATCCCAATGAGAAGACACTGTACGTATCCTGGTAccttccaagaaaagaaaaggaaaagaaaccaaacgCCCTCCGGGAACAAGACCAAAAGCCCCACCGATGTCGGGAGGGGTCGAATGAAGACAACCCCAACTCTCCGACTATCAATCACCCAAGGACACTCTTTCCCGCGGAATACTTCCAGTATATCCAAATAAATAGGTTGCAGACCCCCCACCTCCTCTCCATACATGTTGCGGATCAGCTCTCGTGTTCTTTCCACTCGAATTGCCCACTCTCAGCTTCTCTCATCACCAacctcttctttctatcGTATCCTCCGACCTCAACTCCCCATCCAAATCGTCACTATGTCTGGCATGACCCCTATCTCCGCCGCCGGTGCTTGTCCTC CGTTgacaagatcgtcaaggtCAAT GCTGCGGCTGACCGAGATACTCGACAGGTTTTTCTTACTGATATGGCGAACTTCGCTGAGATGAACGCCACATATGAGAAGTTTTTCACTCATAAGCCCGCTCGTAGCTGTGTCGCTGTTGCCCAGCTCCCCAAGGGCGTGCCTGTAGAGATCGAGTGCATTGCTCTGGCCTAA
- a CDS encoding uncharacterized protein (predicted protein): MKLAGRLPGGLDTHAKIVSEKIRGHSSESENQESVSFSPPDVVRALAESGNVGDQTLKPIADGVVCYKSVLNSQSVPDLNPCLVATRAGAPGSLEKDFTTKGTQGNLHCPFAKSKIMPSQNGMANGIENPFKIQNGDSCGHESLDPIKAERNDRHSSQTPSTQTRNTPKPCYLCPTLSKGFS; the protein is encoded by the exons ATGAAGCTCGCAGGTCGACTTCCCGGCGGTCTTGACACTCATGCCAAGATTGTCTCAGAGAAGATCCGCGGTCACTCCTCCGAATCCGAGAACCAAGAATCCGTGTCTTTCAGTCCTCCGGATGTAGTAAGAGCACTAGCAGAGTCTGGGAATGTAGGCGACCAGACTCTGAAACCAATAGCGGACGGGGTGGTGTGTTACAAATCTGTCCTGAATTCGCAGAGTGTCCCCGACCTCAACCCATGTCTTGTTGCCACTAGGGCCGGAGCTCCTGGCTCTTTAGAAAAAGACTTCACCACCAAGGGCACTCAGGGGAATCTGCACTGCCCATTCGCAAAATCCAAGATTATGCCATCTCAGAATGGGATGGCTAATGGGATTGAGAATCCTTTCAAGATCCAGAATGGTGACTCGTGTGGACACGAAAGTTTAGACCCCATAAAGGCTGAACGAAATGATAGACATTCTAGTCAGACTCCTTCG ACACAAACACGAAATACCCCGAAGCCATGCTATTTGTGTCCAACGTTATCAAAAGGATTCTCATAG
- a CDS encoding adenine phosphoribosyltransferase APT1 (adenine phosphoribosyl transferases): MSQPTPNSHQQPDAAAAQVAGQSPSSSTPTAELASLKISLRAALRQFPDFPSPGILFEDILPIFANPTLHEALLRSLELHILQNHGDQKPDVIVGLEARGFLIGPSLALRLGASFVPVRKQGKLPGPCATQAYEKEYGQDFFQMQADSIKPGQKVIVVDDIIATGGSAWAAGELIKKMGGELMSFLFILELEFLKGREKLPAPVYTLLSGQEEKH; this comes from the exons atgtCCCAACCAACTCCTAACTCTCACCAACAGCCTgatgccgccgccgcccaaGTCGCCGGACAGtccccctcctcttccacccccACCGCCGAACTCGCCAGTCTTAAAATAAGCCTGCGCGCCGCTCTCCGCCAGTTCCCCGACTTCCCGTCCCCTGGAATCTTGTTCGAAGACATTCTACCTATCTTTGCCAATCCTACCTTGCATGAAGCCCTTCTTCGCAGCCTAGAGTTGCACATCCTTCAGAACCACGGCGACCAGAAGCCTGATGTTATTGTTGGTCTCGAGGCCCGCGGCTTCCTTATCGGCCCCAGCCTCGCTTTGAGACTTGGCGCGAGCTTTGTCCCTGTGCGCAAGCAGGGTAAACTGCCCGGACCATGTGCAACCCAGGCCTACGAGAAGGAATACGGCCAGGACTTCTTCCAGATGCAGGCTGATTCGATTAAGCCTGGCCAGAAGGTGATTGTGGTGGACGATATTATTGCAACTG GCGGTTCGGCCTGGGCGGCGGGTGAACTTatcaagaagatgggtgGCGAGCTCATGAgcttcctttttattctcGAACTTGAGTTTCTTAAGGGACGGGAAAAGCTTCCTGCTCCGGTTTATACTCTCCTCTCCggccaggaagaaaagcatTAA